A genomic segment from Alistipes senegalensis JC50 encodes:
- a CDS encoding xylose operon transcription regulator XylR, translating to MARIIFLTDFSEAYARGLLLGIARYAHDTGQAWSLCRLPLSIRDKFGIEAVIDWALRMRADAVIGQFYNTDNVELFARNGIIAVAQDFKARFTTIPNITGPHYRAGQMGAEYFLKKGFRHFAFYGTRGIVWSDERYQGFRETVRRANPEFTFSALRNTSQTDLWLYDPIQLTTWLQSLPKPVAIMACDDNQAYHITEACLQAEGGGGGKFRIPDDIAVLGVDNDETICRLSDPNLSSLNQNIEQGGYDVARLIDRIIRDPKAEREDVMVFPTHIVTRQSTDIYANNDPHIAEVLKYIHENISLKISVDNLVSLVPLSRRLLETRFKKSMGTSIYDYIIQVRIEKMTQLLCEGMSVSEAAVELGFSDLKNVSRSFKQIKGITPSEYRQQVIRAKF from the coding sequence ATGGCACGCATTATCTTTCTGACGGATTTCTCCGAAGCCTACGCCCGGGGCCTTCTGTTGGGTATCGCACGCTACGCCCACGACACCGGACAAGCCTGGAGCCTTTGCCGGCTGCCTCTCTCCATCCGCGACAAATTCGGCATCGAAGCCGTGATCGACTGGGCGCTGCGCATGCGTGCCGATGCCGTCATCGGACAGTTCTACAACACGGACAACGTCGAACTGTTCGCCCGCAACGGCATCATCGCCGTCGCACAGGATTTCAAAGCCCGCTTCACGACGATCCCCAACATCACCGGACCCCACTACCGGGCCGGGCAGATGGGCGCGGAGTACTTCCTGAAAAAAGGATTCCGCCACTTCGCATTCTACGGCACCCGCGGAATCGTATGGTCCGACGAACGCTATCAGGGTTTCCGCGAAACGGTCCGCCGGGCCAATCCCGAATTCACCTTCTCGGCGCTGCGGAACACGTCGCAGACCGACCTGTGGCTCTACGACCCGATCCAGCTGACCACCTGGCTGCAATCGCTGCCCAAACCGGTCGCAATCATGGCCTGCGACGACAATCAGGCTTATCACATCACCGAAGCCTGTTTGCAGGCCGAAGGCGGAGGGGGGGGGAAATTCCGCATCCCGGACGACATTGCCGTACTCGGCGTAGACAACGACGAGACGATCTGCCGGCTGTCGGACCCGAATCTCTCGTCGCTTAACCAGAACATCGAACAGGGCGGATACGACGTGGCCCGGCTGATCGACCGGATCATCCGCGACCCGAAGGCCGAACGGGAGGATGTCATGGTGTTCCCGACCCACATCGTGACCCGTCAATCAACGGACATCTACGCCAACAACGACCCCCACATCGCCGAGGTGCTGAAATACATCCACGAAAACATCAGCCTGAAAATCTCGGTCGATAACCTGGTCTCGCTCGTACCGCTCTCGCGCCGCCTGCTGGAGACCCGGTTCAAGAAGAGCATGGGCACGTCGATCTACGACTATATCATTCAGGTCCGGATCGAAAAGATGACGCAGCTGCTGTGCGAAGGGATGAGCGTCTCGGAGGCGGCCGTCGAACTGGGATTCTCCGACCTCAAAAACGTTTCGCGCTCGTTCAAACAGATCAAGGGCATAACTCCCTCGGAATACCGGCAGCAGGTCATACGGGCCAAATTCTGA
- a CDS encoding GH92 family glycosyl hydrolase yields the protein MMRTLILAFAALAGAACARSSDPLEYVDPFIGTGFHGHTYPGAATPFGMVQLSPDTRADDWDACAGYHYDDTTIDGFSHTHLSGTGCADLADILFHPTTQTEVVRDGEYLPQPYAFSHDRERASCGYYAVELPEEGLAVELTAAPRTGVHRYAFRGAGPRRVVIDLMHTITDEKIDLRELRQTAPDEIAGMRRTQGWVSDHYVFFSARFSEPFADVQLLGDRQAVLTFAPDLKTLTVAVGLSSVSAENARENRIAEVPELDFDAVRSRAEALWRDALGDIVVEGGTRGERINFYTAQYHAKLTPNLMSDVNGEYRRSDRTIARVADGRAYYSTFSLWDTFRAWHPLQTLVDTARVNDMIVSLLDMYDATGELPVWPLASGETGTMIGYHAVSVIADAYLKGIRGYDAGKALDAMIRSSNINKKGSEYYVAQGFIPSNVCRESVSCALEYAYDDWAVARMAEAMGRTETTREYDRRALNYVRVFDGATRFFRGRQADGGWSEPFDEFMAGRDYTEATPWQYRFFAPHDVNGLEQLFGGREAFVRELDRLFTLESPHEDAGLVDITGLMGQYAHGNEPSHHMAYLYSYVGQPWKTQELTRRLLDEMYAPTPEGIIGNEDCGQMSAWYIFSSLGFYPVCPGSNEFVLTAPLFEKATVRLANGRTLTVTADKPRRNRYVGSVTLGGRAIDKNFITYDQLMEGGELHFEMVPQPAFDRASGPDAQPYSLTRGEAVSIPYTTQSVSLFTEPVDVALATTTPGAEIRYTLDGSEPDSLSALYRTPLRVDRSLTLCAKGFKAGAAPSQTLTLRAEKAVFLSPAAAVATVPGVRFAYYEGTFSKVADITRGKLVSTGVMAAPSIAEAPQEDHFGYVFEGLIRIPERGVWEFFTRSDDGSVLLIDGRKVVDNDSSHAAVTATGRVALEAGLHACKLLYFEDYEGQELEWGWKAPGEKAFSPIPAENLFVK from the coding sequence ATGATGCGAACCTTGATTTTGGCATTTGCAGCGCTTGCGGGCGCCGCCTGTGCCCGCTCTTCCGATCCGCTCGAATACGTCGATCCCTTCATCGGGACCGGATTCCACGGCCACACCTATCCCGGCGCCGCAACTCCGTTCGGCATGGTGCAGCTCAGCCCCGATACGCGGGCGGACGACTGGGACGCCTGTGCGGGCTATCACTACGACGACACGACGATCGACGGATTTTCCCATACGCATCTGAGCGGAACGGGGTGCGCCGATCTGGCCGACATCCTGTTCCATCCCACCACCCAGACCGAAGTGGTGCGCGACGGCGAGTATCTGCCGCAGCCTTACGCCTTTTCGCACGACCGCGAACGGGCCTCCTGCGGTTATTATGCGGTCGAACTGCCCGAGGAGGGGCTTGCGGTCGAACTCACGGCGGCGCCCCGTACGGGCGTGCACCGCTATGCGTTCCGCGGCGCCGGGCCGCGGAGGGTGGTCATCGACCTGATGCACACGATCACCGATGAGAAGATCGACCTGCGTGAGCTGCGGCAGACGGCGCCCGACGAGATCGCGGGCATGCGGCGCACGCAGGGATGGGTCTCCGACCATTACGTTTTCTTCTCGGCCCGCTTCTCGGAGCCTTTCGCCGACGTGCAGCTGCTCGGGGACAGACAGGCCGTGCTGACGTTCGCCCCCGACCTCAAAACGCTGACCGTCGCAGTCGGACTGTCGTCCGTGAGCGCGGAGAATGCGCGCGAGAACCGGATCGCCGAGGTTCCCGAGTTGGATTTCGACGCCGTGCGCTCGCGCGCGGAGGCGTTGTGGCGCGATGCGCTCGGCGACATCGTCGTCGAGGGCGGCACCCGCGGCGAGCGGATCAATTTCTATACGGCGCAGTACCACGCCAAACTGACTCCCAATCTGATGAGCGATGTCAACGGGGAGTACCGCCGGAGCGATCGGACCATCGCCCGCGTCGCCGACGGCCGTGCGTACTATTCGACGTTCTCGCTGTGGGATACCTTCCGGGCGTGGCATCCGCTGCAGACCCTCGTCGATACGGCGCGTGTGAACGACATGATCGTCAGCCTGCTCGACATGTACGATGCGACGGGCGAACTGCCCGTCTGGCCCCTCGCCTCGGGAGAGACCGGCACGATGATCGGCTATCACGCCGTGTCGGTCATAGCCGACGCTTATCTGAAGGGTATCCGCGGCTACGACGCCGGGAAGGCGCTCGATGCGATGATCCGCTCGTCGAACATCAACAAGAAGGGTTCGGAATACTACGTAGCGCAGGGCTTCATCCCGTCGAACGTCTGCCGCGAATCGGTCTCCTGCGCCCTGGAATACGCCTATGACGACTGGGCCGTCGCCCGCATGGCCGAGGCGATGGGGCGGACCGAAACGACCCGCGAGTACGATCGCCGGGCGCTCAACTACGTCCGTGTCTTCGACGGTGCGACCCGCTTTTTCCGGGGCCGGCAGGCCGACGGAGGCTGGTCGGAGCCTTTCGACGAATTCATGGCCGGACGCGACTATACCGAGGCTACGCCGTGGCAGTACCGCTTCTTCGCGCCGCACGACGTGAACGGTCTGGAACAGCTTTTCGGCGGCCGGGAGGCTTTCGTCCGGGAGCTGGACCGCCTCTTTACGCTCGAATCGCCGCACGAGGATGCGGGGCTGGTGGACATTACGGGCCTGATGGGGCAGTATGCCCACGGCAACGAGCCGAGCCATCACATGGCCTACCTGTACAGTTATGTCGGTCAGCCGTGGAAGACGCAGGAGCTGACGCGCCGCCTGCTCGACGAGATGTATGCCCCGACCCCGGAGGGAATCATCGGCAACGAGGACTGCGGGCAGATGTCGGCCTGGTATATCTTCTCTTCGCTGGGTTTCTATCCGGTGTGTCCGGGTTCGAACGAATTCGTGCTGACGGCGCCGCTGTTCGAAAAGGCGACCGTGCGGCTGGCCAACGGCCGCACGCTGACCGTGACGGCCGACAAGCCGCGGCGCAACCGCTATGTCGGGAGCGTGACGCTCGGCGGGCGGGCGATAGACAAGAATTTCATCACCTACGATCAGCTGATGGAGGGCGGAGAGCTGCATTTCGAGATGGTGCCTCAGCCCGCTTTCGACCGGGCGTCGGGCCCGGACGCACAGCCCTATTCGCTGACCCGCGGTGAGGCGGTCTCGATCCCCTATACGACGCAGTCGGTGAGTCTCTTCACCGAGCCGGTCGATGTGGCGCTGGCGACGACGACTCCGGGAGCCGAAATCCGCTATACGCTCGACGGCTCGGAGCCCGATTCGCTTTCGGCGCTTTACCGGACGCCGCTGCGGGTGGACCGTTCGCTGACGCTCTGTGCCAAAGGCTTCAAGGCGGGGGCCGCACCCAGCCAGACCCTGACGCTGCGGGCCGAGAAGGCCGTTTTCCTCTCCCCGGCGGCCGCGGTTGCGACCGTTCCGGGAGTTCGCTTCGCCTATTACGAGGGGACCTTCTCGAAGGTGGCCGACATCACTCGCGGGAAGCTCGTCTCCACGGGCGTGATGGCTGCTCCTTCGATTGCCGAAGCGCCGCAGGAGGACCATTTCGGCTATGTGTTCGAGGGTCTGATCCGGATTCCCGAGCGGGGCGTCTGGGAGTTTTTCACGCGGAGCGACGACGGCAGTGTGCTGCTGATCGACGGCCGCAAAGTCGTGGACAACGACAGTTCGCATGCCGCGGTCACGGCCACCGGGCGCGTGGCCCTCGAAGCGGGGCTGCATGCCTGCAAACTGCTCTATTTCGAGGATTACGAGGGGCAGGAGCTCGAATGGGGCTGGAAAGCCCCCGGAGAGAAAGCGTTCTCGCCGATTCCCGCTGAAAATCTGTTCGTAAAATGA
- a CDS encoding endonuclease/exonuclease/phosphatase family protein — MKKLLFLLTLTAAVSCNTPQELAVMTLNMRYDNPEDGMNNWHFRRERIAGLIRSETVDLLGTQEVLANQFDDLQALLPGYRAVGVGREDGARAGEFNAVFFRSDRFELLDSGVFWLSEEPETPGSKGWDGACERLATWTVLRDKSGGELLFINTHLDHIGEQARREGVALLLRRIETLRAGRPVILTGDFNAEPSSPVIAHVVADSTLRSAWDTAPERHGTAWSFSDFGQLPEEERPLIDYVFCGGGLEVRSCSILPDTLGGGYLSDHAPVEARLKYVR, encoded by the coding sequence ATGAAGAAGTTGCTTTTTCTGCTGACGCTGACGGCTGCGGTTTCCTGCAACACCCCGCAAGAGCTGGCCGTGATGACGCTCAATATGCGCTATGACAATCCCGAAGACGGGATGAACAACTGGCATTTCCGCCGCGAACGGATCGCCGGGCTGATCCGCTCGGAGACGGTCGATCTGCTGGGGACGCAGGAGGTGCTTGCCAACCAGTTCGACGACTTGCAGGCCCTGTTGCCCGGTTACCGGGCGGTCGGCGTCGGCCGGGAGGACGGGGCGCGGGCAGGCGAGTTCAACGCCGTATTTTTCCGCAGCGACCGTTTCGAACTGCTCGACTCCGGGGTGTTCTGGTTGAGCGAGGAGCCCGAGACGCCCGGTTCGAAGGGTTGGGACGGAGCCTGCGAGCGTCTGGCGACATGGACCGTGCTGCGGGATAAAAGCGGCGGCGAGTTGCTTTTTATCAACACCCACCTCGATCATATCGGCGAGCAGGCTCGCCGGGAGGGCGTCGCGTTGCTGCTGCGGCGCATCGAAACGCTGCGTGCCGGTCGGCCGGTGATTCTTACGGGCGATTTCAACGCCGAACCCTCGTCGCCGGTCATCGCGCACGTGGTGGCCGACAGTACCTTGCGTAGCGCCTGGGACACGGCGCCCGAACGGCACGGAACGGCGTGGAGCTTCTCCGATTTCGGGCAGCTTCCGGAGGAGGAGCGTCCGTTGATCGACTACGTGTTCTGCGGCGGCGGCCTGGAGGTCCGCTCCTGCTCGATATTGCCCGACACGCTCGGCGGCGGATACCTCTCCGACCATGCACCCGTCGAAGCACGTTTGAAATATGTACGATAA
- a CDS encoding alkaline phosphatase, whose translation MKKILRIGLSAAALFVCGVAAAQPPVLIHSHNDYARRVPFYQAYAQQVASIEADVFLRDGKLLVGHEVGELSPDMTFEALYVEPVVTLFKRNGGRAWRDSDRHLQLMVELKSETGPTLRAVAEVLGRWPEVFDPAVNPDAVRVTVTGRVPEPVDFGDYPAYIRFDGAWDAEYTPGQLERVALISADFKRFSQWNGKGSIIPAEREKLERVIDKAHAWDKPVRFWGAPEGVTVYYTFYDMGIDYINTDRPELCAEFFNDFGNKNFQIGERRAASSTVTGTKRLDKATRDFKGFQSDKLQLSKGIDVYTPTYRNDGGKGKVKNVIFLIGDGMGLSQIVAAMFANKNLTLMGLKNIGLQQNNALDAFTTDSAAGGSALATGEVHANRHISAGVDGTAYPSLSDFFYDRGRAVGVVTLGDIADATPTAFFGHSVERDNSDELTAWLLKGRLDLLCGSGIRKFTHRDDGIDLVGELSKQYDFVRSVDELNAAKGKVICIDEEMDEAAEEKNLTLLADATRGAIEKLRERSGKGFFLMVEGAKIDYAGHSRCLPGSVIETLSFDLAVAEALKFADSNGETLVVVTADHETGGLTLIDGDEATGRIMGVYVSDDHTPVMLPVFAYGPGSDRFRGTYRNTEIPRRIKSLVK comes from the coding sequence ATGAAAAAGATTTTGAGAATCGGGTTGTCCGCCGCGGCGTTGTTCGTCTGCGGCGTGGCTGCCGCCCAGCCGCCCGTGCTGATCCATTCGCACAACGATTATGCCCGGCGGGTGCCCTTCTATCAGGCTTACGCCCAGCAGGTCGCCTCGATCGAGGCCGACGTGTTCCTGCGGGACGGAAAGCTGCTCGTGGGACACGAGGTCGGGGAGCTGTCGCCCGATATGACCTTCGAGGCGCTCTACGTGGAGCCTGTCGTGACGCTTTTCAAACGGAACGGCGGACGCGCCTGGAGGGATTCGGACCGGCATCTGCAACTGATGGTCGAACTCAAGTCCGAGACCGGTCCGACGCTGCGCGCCGTCGCCGAGGTGCTGGGGCGCTGGCCCGAGGTGTTCGATCCCGCGGTGAATCCCGACGCCGTGCGCGTCACCGTGACGGGGCGGGTTCCCGAGCCTGTGGATTTCGGCGATTACCCGGCTTACATCCGTTTCGACGGGGCGTGGGACGCGGAGTACACGCCCGGGCAGCTGGAGCGCGTAGCCCTGATAAGCGCCGATTTCAAACGGTTCTCCCAATGGAACGGCAAGGGCTCCATCATCCCCGCCGAGCGCGAGAAGCTCGAACGGGTCATCGACAAGGCCCATGCGTGGGACAAGCCCGTGCGCTTCTGGGGAGCTCCCGAGGGGGTGACCGTCTACTACACGTTCTACGACATGGGCATCGACTACATCAACACCGACCGTCCGGAGCTCTGCGCCGAGTTCTTCAACGATTTCGGCAACAAGAATTTCCAGATCGGCGAGCGCCGTGCGGCCTCTTCGACCGTGACGGGCACGAAGCGTCTGGACAAGGCGACCCGCGATTTCAAGGGCTTCCAGAGCGATAAGTTGCAGCTTTCGAAGGGCATCGACGTTTATACGCCGACCTACCGCAACGACGGGGGCAAGGGAAAGGTGAAGAACGTGATCTTCCTGATCGGCGACGGCATGGGGCTGTCGCAGATCGTGGCGGCCATGTTCGCCAACAAAAATCTGACGCTGATGGGGCTGAAGAACATCGGCTTGCAGCAGAACAATGCGCTGGACGCCTTTACGACCGATTCGGCCGCCGGAGGCAGCGCCCTGGCTACGGGCGAGGTGCATGCGAACCGTCATATCTCGGCGGGGGTGGACGGAACGGCCTATCCTTCGCTGAGCGACTTCTTCTACGACCGCGGCCGTGCCGTCGGCGTCGTGACGCTGGGCGACATCGCCGACGCCACGCCGACGGCGTTTTTCGGCCATTCGGTCGAGCGCGACAATTCGGACGAGCTGACCGCGTGGTTGCTGAAAGGGCGTCTGGACCTGCTCTGCGGCAGCGGCATCCGCAAATTCACGCACCGCGACGACGGCATCGACCTGGTGGGCGAGCTCTCGAAACAGTACGATTTCGTTCGTTCGGTGGACGAGCTCAACGCCGCGAAGGGCAAGGTGATCTGCATCGACGAGGAGATGGACGAAGCCGCCGAAGAGAAGAACCTCACCCTGCTGGCCGACGCCACGCGCGGGGCCATCGAGAAGCTGCGGGAGCGCAGCGGCAAGGGCTTCTTCCTGATGGTCGAGGGTGCCAAAATCGACTATGCGGGCCATTCGCGCTGTCTGCCCGGCTCCGTCATCGAGACGCTGAGCTTCGATCTTGCGGTCGCCGAGGCGCTGAAATTCGCCGATTCGAACGGCGAGACGCTCGTCGTCGTCACGGCGGACCACGAGACGGGCGGCCTGACGCTGATCGACGGCGACGAGGCTACGGGGCGGATCATGGGCGTTTACGTCTCCGACGACCACACGCCGGTCATGCTTCCCGTCTTCGCCTACGGGCCGGGCTCCGACCGTTTCCGCGGCACCTACCGCAATACGGAGATTCCGCGCAGAATCAAATCGCTTGTAAAATAG
- a CDS encoding MGH1-like glycoside hydrolase domain-containing protein: MKIGRDMALVLLAAAAPVAAGAQDLRSGPYQLPYKNTYVKEVFVAENDFRTMKPETIRPRPFAEARKILPAPIWEGHDREIEMYWHAWRIAVGNIRQPREGSGFVSPYLDIAYNGNIFMWDASFMMMFARYGYRFFPFQRTLDNFYSHQHPDGFICREIRADGSDCFERYDPTSTGPNLLPWTELMYYRQFGDIDRLHKVFPALCAYAKWWKLNRTWPNGTYWSSGWGTGMDNTPRVPEGYNQIFSNGHMEWLDANLQQMLVNESLLQIGFYIERWQEIEEVEDENRFLKKHINDFMWNDAEGFLFDRYADGSLGTAKGIYAYWALQTDVLGKERLDRFVAHLSDSTEFDRPHRVPSLSADHRKYNALGRYWQGGVWPGANYMVIDGLWRKGYRAEAQRIAENHYAAVFEVWKNTGTFWEYYAPEKLEPGFMARKDFVGWTGLPPIAVFIEYILGIKSDYSERRIEWDLTRTEAHGIERYPFGPDGVVDLKVRARKSADETPAVTVSTNVPFELVVTWGDGRSSTVQVEKSGSVKLNQ, encoded by the coding sequence ATGAAGATCGGAAGAGATATGGCGCTCGTTTTGCTCGCCGCAGCCGCTCCGGTTGCGGCCGGAGCGCAGGATTTGCGTTCGGGACCCTACCAGCTGCCCTATAAGAACACCTACGTCAAGGAGGTGTTCGTGGCCGAGAACGATTTCCGGACGATGAAACCCGAGACGATACGGCCCCGTCCGTTCGCCGAGGCCCGGAAGATTCTGCCCGCACCGATTTGGGAGGGGCATGACCGAGAGATCGAAATGTACTGGCATGCCTGGCGGATCGCCGTGGGCAACATCCGTCAGCCCCGGGAGGGTTCGGGATTCGTCTCTCCCTACCTCGACATCGCCTACAACGGCAATATTTTCATGTGGGACGCCTCGTTCATGATGATGTTCGCCCGTTACGGCTACCGCTTCTTCCCCTTCCAGCGGACGCTGGACAACTTCTATTCGCACCAGCATCCCGACGGCTTCATCTGCCGGGAGATCCGCGCCGACGGCTCCGACTGTTTCGAACGCTACGACCCCACCTCGACCGGGCCGAACCTGCTTCCGTGGACCGAGCTGATGTACTACCGCCAGTTCGGGGACATCGACCGCCTGCACAAGGTCTTCCCGGCCCTGTGCGCCTATGCCAAGTGGTGGAAGCTGAACCGGACGTGGCCCAACGGGACCTACTGGTCGAGCGGCTGGGGCACGGGCATGGACAATACGCCCCGGGTTCCGGAGGGGTACAATCAGATCTTCTCCAACGGCCACATGGAGTGGCTCGACGCCAATTTGCAACAGATGCTCGTCAACGAGTCGCTGCTCCAGATCGGATTTTACATCGAACGCTGGCAGGAGATCGAAGAGGTCGAGGACGAAAACCGCTTCCTCAAAAAGCATATCAACGACTTCATGTGGAACGACGCGGAGGGCTTCCTCTTCGACCGTTACGCCGACGGGTCGCTGGGTACGGCCAAAGGCATTTACGCCTATTGGGCGTTGCAGACCGACGTTCTCGGCAAGGAGCGTCTGGACCGTTTCGTGGCTCACTTGAGCGACTCGACGGAGTTCGACCGTCCGCACCGCGTGCCGTCGCTCTCGGCCGACCACCGCAAATACAACGCTCTGGGCCGCTACTGGCAGGGCGGCGTCTGGCCCGGGGCCAACTATATGGTGATCGACGGCCTTTGGCGCAAGGGCTACCGCGCCGAGGCGCAGCGGATCGCCGAGAACCACTACGCCGCGGTCTTCGAGGTGTGGAAGAATACGGGGACCTTCTGGGAGTATTACGCGCCGGAGAAGCTCGAACCCGGATTCATGGCCCGCAAGGATTTCGTCGGATGGACCGGACTGCCGCCCATCGCCGTCTTCATCGAGTACATCCTCGGCATCAAGTCCGACTATTCGGAGCGGCGGATCGAGTGGGACCTCACCCGGACCGAGGCGCACGGCATCGAACGCTATCCGTTCGGTCCCGACGGCGTCGTGGACCTGAAGGTCCGTGCCCGCAAATCGGCCGACGAAACGCCCGCGGTGACTGTCTCGACCAACGTGCCGTTCGAGTTGGTGGTGACGTGGGGCGACGGCCGCAGCAGCACCGTGCAGGTGGAGAAGAGCGGCAGCGTGAAGTTGAACCAATGA
- a CDS encoding metallophosphoesterase family protein gives MNKWILSACALFVWGAASVRAQQPVLCFGSDKTFKIAQFTDMHLDPSKPRRLAEAEKTFARLDRILATERPDLVVFTGDVVTGAPAEGMWRRLLDTMTARRVPFCVVLGNHDSEQDLSRQQIGRIVTSCPGSLNTLDAAGELADRELEILGSGSRRPVWLLYCLDSHSESLLEGIDGYDWFRPEQVAWLRDRCTARRTANGGRAVPSLAFFHIVLPEYLAAWRNPSNTHIGRAAEAECPGALNTGMFAAMIETGSVAGTFVGHDHDIDYLVAEKGVCLGYGRFSGDNTTYNNLRPGVRLLLLTEGERGFETWIREDDGRMVDHARFAEGKIMEIAVER, from the coding sequence ATGAACAAGTGGATTCTCTCGGCCTGCGCCCTCTTCGTCTGGGGTGCGGCCTCCGTCCGGGCGCAGCAGCCTGTGCTGTGCTTCGGCAGCGACAAGACTTTCAAGATAGCGCAGTTCACGGATATGCACCTCGACCCCTCCAAACCCCGGAGGCTTGCCGAGGCCGAAAAGACCTTTGCCCGCCTGGACCGCATTCTGGCGACGGAACGTCCCGATCTGGTCGTCTTCACGGGCGATGTGGTGACGGGGGCCCCGGCCGAAGGCATGTGGCGCCGCCTGCTCGATACGATGACTGCGCGCAGGGTGCCTTTCTGCGTGGTGCTGGGTAACCACGATTCCGAGCAGGACCTCAGCCGGCAGCAGATCGGCCGTATCGTGACCTCGTGTCCCGGAAGCCTGAATACGCTCGACGCGGCCGGGGAGCTGGCGGACCGGGAGCTGGAGATTCTCGGCAGCGGCTCGCGGCGGCCCGTGTGGCTGCTCTACTGCCTCGATTCGCACTCCGAGTCGCTCTTGGAGGGGATCGACGGCTACGACTGGTTCCGGCCGGAGCAGGTCGCGTGGCTGCGCGACCGTTGTACGGCCCGCCGGACGGCCAACGGCGGCCGTGCGGTGCCTTCGCTGGCGTTCTTCCACATCGTGCTGCCGGAGTACCTCGCGGCGTGGCGCAATCCCTCGAACACGCATATCGGACGGGCCGCCGAGGCCGAGTGTCCGGGCGCGCTGAATACGGGGATGTTCGCGGCCATGATCGAGACGGGCAGCGTGGCGGGAACCTTCGTGGGGCACGACCACGACATCGACTACCTGGTGGCCGAGAAGGGCGTTTGCCTCGGTTACGGCCGTTTCTCGGGCGACAATACGACTTACAACAACCTGCGTCCGGGCGTGCGGCTGCTGCTGCTGACCGAAGGGGAGCGGGGATTCGAGACCTGGATACGCGAAGACGACGGCCGCATGGTGGATCATGCCCGTTTCGCGGAGGGTAAAATCATGGAAATAGCAGTGGAGCGATGA
- a CDS encoding ROK family protein encodes MRIGVDLGGTNVRVGLVAGGRIVRMISEPCRADGSEAEVLDHIASLVDRLITPDVECIGIGVPSVVDAERGIVYDVVGIPSWREVHLKERFEKRFGVPVSVNNDCNCFALGVCRFGEAHGYRDVVCIALGTGVGAGVVIGGKLYCGRNTGAGEIGGIPYLDRDYEYYCSSRFFVGRGTSGKEAYERALAGDSRALELWQEFGTHIGQLVMLALYAYDPQAIVFGGSISHAFGFFRDAMYEQLKRFPYAKTVERLHICCSGIEYVGLLGASACE; translated from the coding sequence ATGAGAATAGGAGTGGATTTGGGTGGCACGAACGTGCGCGTCGGTCTGGTGGCCGGCGGCCGGATCGTGCGGATGATTTCCGAACCTTGCCGGGCGGATGGTTCCGAGGCGGAGGTTCTGGATCATATCGCTTCGCTCGTCGATCGGCTCATCACGCCCGATGTCGAGTGCATCGGCATCGGTGTCCCTTCGGTGGTGGATGCGGAGCGGGGAATCGTCTACGATGTGGTCGGCATTCCCTCCTGGCGGGAGGTGCATCTCAAAGAGCGTTTCGAAAAACGCTTCGGGGTGCCCGTTTCGGTCAACAACGACTGCAACTGCTTTGCGCTGGGCGTCTGCCGCTTCGGCGAGGCGCACGGATACCGCGACGTGGTTTGCATCGCGCTCGGCACGGGGGTGGGCGCCGGCGTCGTGATCGGCGGGAAACTCTACTGCGGCCGCAACACGGGCGCCGGGGAGATCGGGGGCATCCCCTATCTGGACCGCGATTACGAATACTATTGCAGCAGCCGCTTTTTCGTCGGCCGCGGCACGTCGGGCAAAGAGGCTTATGAACGGGCCCTGGCCGGCGATTCCCGGGCGCTGGAGCTGTGGCAGGAGTTCGGAACGCATATCGGGCAGCTGGTCATGCTGGCGCTCTATGCATACGATCCGCAGGCCATCGTCTTCGGAGGGAGTATCTCCCATGCGTTCGGGTTTTTCCGCGACGCCATGTACGAACAGCTGAAACGGTTCCCCTATGCAAAGACCGTCGAGAGGTTGCATATCTGCTGCTCGGGGATCGAATATGTCGGGTTGCTGGGGGCTTCGGCCTGCGAATAG